The genomic window CCGCCGTCGGCCTCCGCGTAGAACGTGCGCAGCAGGTGGAGGCGGTGCAGGTCCCTCTCCCGGTCCAGGCCGCCCTTCAGCTTGACGGCCCGGAATCCCCGGTCGCGGAATCTGCTGTGCAGCGCGGTCAACCCGGCGTCGTCCAGAGGGCTGTCGAGGCCGGAGGCGTATCCCGGCACCACGTGGTCGCGGGCACCGAGCAGCCGCCACAGGGGCGTCTCGGCCGCCTTCGCCTTGAGGTCCCACAGGGCCATGTCGAAGGCGCCGATCGCACCGAAGGTGCTGCCGGCGTGGCCGGCCTTGAACACCCGCGCGAGCATGCGGTCGTAGAGCGCGCCGACCCCGCGGGGATCCTCGCCGTCGATGGCCGGGTAGACGTCGTCCAGTCCGCTGTGCGAGCCGAGGCCGATGCCCGTGATGCCCGCATCGGTCTCGAGCAGGACGAGCGGCACGGCGGTCACGCCCGACGGCGTGGATCCGTTGGCGTCGCCGATCGGCCGCCCCCACCGGTGCACGGTGATCAGCGTGCGGTACCCCGTGATGCGCATGTCCTGCCCTTCGTCTCCACGTTTGCCGGAGATCCGTCTCCGCCCGTTGTCTGTGAGCGTCACCGTGTGACGTGTGATGTCTTCGGTCCGGTTGCCCGGGGCTACGCCGCGCGCGTGAGCCGCCGGAACCGGAACACGCTCTCGTAGCTGCGCCGTTCCCCGTGCGCCAGCCAGATCATGCTTCCGTCCTCGCGGGCCGCCGCGTCGCCCGCCACGTGATGCGTGGAAGGTTCCAGGCCGACGGCCCAGCCGCCCTCCCGGAGGTTCAGCCACTGGAAGAAGCAGGGAAAGGCGTGCGCGTCGACGTCCAGTTCGAAGGACTGCCCGAGGTGGTCGTTGACCAGCGCGACGCGGTGCCTGCCGTGCTCGTCGGCGATGAGCTGATGCTCGTAGACCTGCTCGACGAAGCCCGGGAGCGGCTCGTCGAACCGCAGGTGGTCGACGCCCTGCTCGGCCACGCTGTCGCTCTGCCACAGCGTCTTGTCGATGTCGGCGACGAACCGCGTGCCGGCGGCGAGGAACGGCCATCCGACGTTCACGTGGTACAGGAACATGTGGGGGGTCGGGTCGAACCCCGCGTTGGTGACCACGTCGTGCAGACGGATCTCCGTACCGCCGAGGTCGGCCTCGATGCGGCGCCGCAGCGTCAGGTGCTCACCGAAGTTGGTCGCCTGGACCACCTCGCCCTCGGCCCACAGGACGCAGCGGTCCTCGCTCACCCACTCGTGCCCGTAACCGACCAGCCGGGCCGGGATGTTGGCGACGCGCCCGTGCAGCCCGTGGTGGACCGCCCGCCGGGGCGGGTAGCCGTAGTGGTCCGCGTCGACCTCGCCCCCGAACAGCGTGTGGTCGAGCCCCGCGGTGACGACCAGGCCCGACATGCTGCGCAGCCAGGACAGTCCCTGTTCGTCGGCGTTCTCGTGCAGGCCCGGATGGCGGAAGCCGGTGCGTGAGCGCCAGCCGACCGAGACGCCGTCCATCTCGGCCAGGCCGATGTCCATCGCCCGGTCGACCAGGACGTCGAAGCGAAGGCCGCCGCCGGTGGTGAACTCCAGTACCCGGATGCCCCGCTCCACACCGTCGTCGAGGACGACCGCCCGGACGCCTCCGAACGCGCTGATCTCTCCCGCGTGCCGGGCGATCTCGCGCCTGTCCGGCACGCGCGCCGCCGGCGCGGCGCCGCCCTGCGCCGTGCCGCTGCCGCTGCCGCCGGTCGATTCCTGCATCACGCCATCACCCATCCGCCGTTGACCTCGATCGTCTGGCCGGTCACGAAGGACGCGTCCGGGCCGGTCAGGAAGGACACCACCGCGGCCAGCTCGTCCGGTGTCCCGCGCCGCTTGAGCGCCTGCCGCAGGACGACCGTCTCGCTGTACGCCTCGGGGTCGTCGAAGATCTCCTCGGCCGCCGTCTTGAAGGCGCCCGGGGAGACGGCGTTCACCCGGATCCCCTGCGGCCCCAGTTCGCGTGCGAGGGCGCGGGTCAGCGTGACCGCCGCCCCCTTGGTGGCGACGTAGGCCGCGAGGTTCTCCCAGCCTCCGTGCATCGTGATGGACGCGACGTTGACGATGGAGCGGTCCGCCGGGCCGGCACACCCGGTCATCTGCCGGGCGGCCCACTGGGCACAGAGCCAGTAGCCGCGCTGGTTGACCGCGTGGACTGTGTCGT from Streptomyces formicae includes these protein-coding regions:
- a CDS encoding aldose 1-epimerase family protein produces the protein MQESTGGSGSGTAQGGAAPAARVPDRREIARHAGEISAFGGVRAVVLDDGVERGIRVLEFTTGGGLRFDVLVDRAMDIGLAEMDGVSVGWRSRTGFRHPGLHENADEQGLSWLRSMSGLVVTAGLDHTLFGGEVDADHYGYPPRRAVHHGLHGRVANIPARLVGYGHEWVSEDRCVLWAEGEVVQATNFGEHLTLRRRIEADLGGTEIRLHDVVTNAGFDPTPHMFLYHVNVGWPFLAAGTRFVADIDKTLWQSDSVAEQGVDHLRFDEPLPGFVEQVYEHQLIADEHGRHRVALVNDHLGQSFELDVDAHAFPCFFQWLNLREGGWAVGLEPSTHHVAGDAAAREDGSMIWLAHGERRSYESVFRFRRLTRAA
- a CDS encoding SDR family NAD(P)-dependent oxidoreductase, translated to MSAAVITGAGGALGRAIALRLARDGYRVAVTDVQEPALEETAAAVAAVAQDPFTRVVDLRDEAAVADFFSAVQQDLGGTTVLVNNAAVYPAVPFLEMTVADYDTVHAVNQRGYWLCAQWAARQMTGCAGPADRSIVNVASITMHGGWENLAAYVATKGAAVTLTRALARELGPQGIRVNAVSPGAFKTAAEEIFDDPEAYSETVVLRQALKRRGTPDELAAVVSFLTGPDASFVTGQTIEVNGGWVMA